AGGATTACTTGGATATTATAGGATTTTAAGTCACTTGGTTATAGTCATTTATAATCAAATTTGAATGAGAAGTGGTACCGCCATTaagaaattaaattcaaaattgacGTGACTTAATATGATATGTAaaattttactttataataaaagtaactttataatgtaatatataatttatgaattcatgttcatttgtgagtttacttttaaaaaatcctTTTACATCCAAAGAATTTATCAAGTttaattaaacatttttaatgATCTTATATTTGCTAGTTCCGAACATTATTTTATAGTAATGGGATTGGAAAGTAGATAATTACACCTTGTTACTGatttaaatacataattcaGGTGGAAATGGCAGTGCAAAAAGCTGTGAAAGGGAGGAATTAAGCAAATAGTGTTTACAGGACACTCCCAAGGGTGGTTGATCAATTGCATCGTTGCAACATGACTTTGGCTCCTAGAAAAATGCTTCATGAAAATGCTCCTATCTCATCCATTCAACAAAAATATATGTCACCAATTCTGCAATTCTTCTatacaaaatccaaaaatcttGCAGTTGATCAACCTTTTGTTACTACCAAAAAGGTGGCTTCAGATTTATATACAACTGTAATTAGAAATGCACCGGCCATGGCAAGCCATGCTACCTCCAATTTCACGGGAACCTACATCTTCTGTACTGCAGAACGGAAAACTGGCGGTCTTGAGCAACCCAGAACCTGTTGGATTGGTTTGTATGGAGCCTGGTTCTGTTTGTCTGCAGTCTGGTTTGATGACCGGACCACGTTTTGATTTTTTGATGGGTTTTCAATGAAATTTGAGCCATGAAGCGCATGACCAGACTGATAGGCCCAAGTTGAAGTTCCTGGGAAAATTTCTTCACCCGTTTTAACTCTTTAGTTTGACATGACTGGCCTGCTAATTAggatatatttactatatattttattaaactcttGTAAGGCCACATTGTATCTtcgatttttatttaaataaaatcttcatGTCGGCAGATGTAAGCATGTTatcgaaccacttaaatcttacATATTGTGtgaataatttcacttttttacTTTACCTTTTCTCTTAGAGTTTCAAAGAGATGCTGTTTTGAACAACTGCTGTTCTACTCCACTCAAATTGCTTGTAGAGTTCATCACGTATGCGAAAATGATTGCAAGAAACGTACAAATGCAAGGTACACACATGAGTACTGTTGGCTCAAACCAATTGGAACGGTGATCTACTTCTCTCGTTTCTAAGAGTTTCCAGACTTCATCGAGCGGTGAAAGAGGAAAAGGCAGATATAATTTGCTGGGaaagtatatataacatttcGCATATGAAAATGAATTACAATGTTGACTCGTACCAAGTTGAAACGCTCCCTGCCACTGCCTGCAGAGGCATGCATGGGGGTgacaacttcactttcttttaCTTGTTATTACCATGCAAGATCGTGTTTGTCGCAGTCGGAACTGTagacaatataaaatataatatgaattGAATGAGGAGAAATACTGCGGAGCCTACATTTTTGTATTCTCAAAATTGTTCTTAATATATGGTACATGTTCCTATTTATTGGTGATGAATTAATGACCTCAGTAAAAGATTAATagaaatacaataaatcaatgataataatttatttacacaatgaattaaatataattaaaaataagtcattatcttaatatttatttattatcttaatATTTGTATTGGAAAGTTCCATGTTTTGAGTCTTTGACCCGTTCTTACCAAACCAAAGGACCTTTCGTAGCACTGCCTTCCATTGACGATCGACATGCTTCTTGCTCTACACGTCGATCGATATACACGCTAATTCCTTCATCTTCTCCATGACTATTCCTTTTCTGTCCTTTCTCTATATCTCTCCTCTTTCAATCTGACCATGATCATGGAGACACTTAgaagaaaagatagaaacatTAAGGGTGTAATTGAAACTTTTTAAGTAGAAAGTAGATGAAAATGCTGACAAGGAGCACATGAACAGAAATCCATCAAAGCATGAGTAGTTCTAAAGTGGAAACTTTTATAAGTTTTGTGTCTTAGAACAAGAACAGATCAAAACACAAGATCAAGCATGGAAGTATTTTCTCATTAATATTTAACTTACAGATGACAAAGATGGCGATgtgaactattttttttttttttttttaaatatttgatatgcCAACTTGGAAAATTAGAACCGAAGTTTTAAGTCAGTGTATAGAGCTTTACCTAACAGTCTCGTCCAATGGTTCCTCAAAACAAGAAACTTCCGAGAGCTTAATGAGTAAAATACAATATTTGTCCTGGGTAAAGCCCTTTTAGGGTTCCAACTATTCTCCAAAGTCCAATTATTCTCAAGCCAAGTCAAGCAAAGTTTAGGTTGGTGAGAGCagggtttttttaaaaaaacaaaggaaaagaaaaagcaagTCAAGGTCAATGTCTGCTTAAACTTAAATGACAAAAGAGCTCACCACACAGAGCCATAATTCACACCCTACAATCTCCTACTAAAGGGTGTTTTCGGTAACTTGAAAGTCGGAGCTCCGGCTTAAAAGAGAAAAGCTCTGTGATCGTTGTGAACCTGCAAAttgcaaaagaaacaaaagaactcCGAACGATGGCCGGTGGGGGTAGGCTTGGAGATATCATAAAAATGGATGAAGAGCTTATTATGAAAACTTGCTCTTCTGCCATGAACGCTCATAAGTTCCCAGATAACCCCTTTACTTTTGAGGAAATCCGTGCTTCATCAGATACTTATACATCCTTCATTTTCAGCTTTGCTGGATCTTGGTTTCTAAACGATTGGCAGCTTGCTCAAAAACCTTTTGGAGAAACCCAGATCAAAACCGAACTGTTTCCTTCTCTTAGAAGTATAGGCAATGATGAATTTGCCATGGTTAATCAAGCTTTCCAGCAGAGGTTCGAGGAGCGGATCTTGGGGACTTCAGACTTCCGAGCTAAGGTAATATAATTTGGGCCGTtttctgttgttttctttttaactaCCACTTCTTTGGTTCCTACGGTGAATTCTGCAATGGTTTTCTGACATGTGTTCTAAttttggaaagaatatatatgcaGCCCGCCGTTTTCATCTATCCCCCCATTTACCAATCATATCTTGCCATGTCTGCAGAACTTACGAATACGTCTTTTCAATTATAGCAAAGTAGTACGAAATCGGATTATATAATTAAACCTCTTCATAAGCATGGCTATATGAAAGCAGGatacttattaaaaatggaaaatcAAATCATCATGTACTGAAAACCCTAAATCTCGACTTTATAAACAGAAAACAGAGTTTTTAGAGCTTTACAAATGATCCTAAGCTAGCACCGAAACAGACTGTAATGTAATTGGAAAACAGAACATCTTGTAACTGACTACAAGTACATAATTCAGGTGGAAATGGCCATGCAAGAACCTGTGAGAGGGAGGAAGCAAATGGTGTTTACAGGACACTCCACGGGTGGTTCAATTGCCATACTTGCAACACTTTGGTTCCTGGAAAAATGCTCCATAAAACTGGATACCTCGCCTTTCTGTGTGACTTTTGGATGTCCTCTAACTGGTAATCACATATTTTCACATGCTCTTAGGCGAGAGAAATGGGCTTCCTACTTCAAACACTTTGTCATGAGATATGACATTGTCCCCCGGATCTTGTTTGCTCCTATATCATCCATTGCTCAAAAAATTCCACCAATCCTGCAACTCTTCGATGCAAAATCCAAAAATCCTGCACTTCAACACTTTGGCAATATCACGACTCAACAGGCGTCGGATTTTTTTATAACTGTAATGAGAAATGCATCGGCCATGACAAGccatgctgcctgcaaactcatGGGGAACACGAATTTGCTCTTGGAAACTGCAACCAGCTTCATATCATTAAGCCCTTACAAACCCTTTGGAACCTACATCTTCTGCACTGGCAACGGAAAACTGGTGGTGTTGAGCAACCCAGATGCTGTTCTGCAGCTACTGTTTTACTCTTGTCAATTGAGCAGGGAAACTGATCAAGAGGTAGACATTGCCTGTAAAAGTCTTCTGCAACATTTTGTATATGAATCTGAACTGCACGAAAGTTTACAAATGCAAGATGTACACAATCTTGACTCGAGCCAATTGGAAACCCTCCCACTGTCTGCAGAGGCAGGAGGTGATAGTGCCACACTCAACTCAGCCTTGAATGACCTCGGATTGGTAAGCTCTCTTTTTTTTACTTGTTATTACTCAAAATCATTCATTGGAGCCCGAACAAATTCCATAGTCTGGAATCTCTTGAAAGAATTTGATGTTAAACTTTCACTTGCTATACTGGTTTTTATCAGACTAGGCTTTTGAAGCAACTGATAATTCATCTTGGTATCTCAATAGATGCTTTTTAGTATTTGCTCTTATTTATTGTGTATGGGAGTTTAGAGCACGAGAGCCAGACTGTGTCTTCGTGCTGCTGGAGAATTAGAGAAACGAAAGCGGGGAAACGAGGATTATATCAATGGGAAGAAGATAGACATCCACAAAGCAATGAAGGAGCTAGAAGACTACCGAGAGAAGAGTGCGCTTAGGAAGTTAGGCTATTATGATGCCTTCACGCTTCAAAAAGACTTCAAGGACTTCAACGCTAATGTGAAGAGACAGGAGCTAGCAGGTATATGGGATGAAATCATCGAGATGTTAAAAAGATACGAACTCCCAGATGGATTCGAGGGTGATAGGGGTTGGGTAGAGCTCGGAACGAGGTTTCGCCGCCTTGTTGAGCCACTGGATATCGCCAACTACTATCGACACTCCAAGAACGAGGACACGGGAGCCTATATGAAGAGGGCGAGGCCAAAGCGTTACAGATACACACAGAGATGGCGGGAGCATGCTGGGAAGATGGCTACCGATGCCAGTGGAGAATCCAATTTCTGGGCAGAGTTAGAGGAGATCCGCAGGAAAACTGGTAGCAGGGAAGGGTTTGAAGAAGTCAAAGATAGAGTTTTAAAGCTAGAAGAAGGTGTGCATAAATGGGTTTGTGGCGGTGACTTGAGTATGGATGTGTTCTTGGAGGAATCCACCCttgtgaagtggtggaaaacACTTCCTGACGAGCATAAGAGTGGATCTCGCCTTTCACGATTCATGAATGGATAAAGAAACGGAGATTTTGGCTGTTGAGTGCTGATCCCTGCCTCtgtatttttaaataagaaatccGTTATGAATCTATGGTGTGTTCAAATAGAGTCTCTCTGTTCCTTGTTGAAATAAAAGAACTTCAACAGTTTGGCAAATGTGACTTCAGTTTTGTGAATTATCCTTCTTGTAATCAGTAGTGCCTTCATAGATGCAAGATCACAACAATCCAGGTTGCCACGACACCAATATGAAGGCTCATCTAACAAAATATATGTGAATTAAGGCTGCAAAAGAACCCTTCTGCAAACTAGCTGGGAATCAATTATAGTTTGGTGAAAGACCCAAGtttgtttttgttctctttacattgtagaaagaaaaatgatgatgccacatgagagagagagggagggagggagggagggaaggGGGTGTTGGTGGTGTTGAAGAAGAGTATAACTTCAATCTGAAAATTTACAATTCATAGGTCAGTGAAAAAGGAAAACTACGTTACCTCGAACCACTCAAGTAACTTCTCTAGGGCTGCAAACGAACAGAGCTACTCGTGAACAAGTCGACATAAACTCGTATAAATTCGACTCGAACTcagttcatttaataaatgagtttttcataaatattaatattggtTCAAATATTAAACGAGCAAAATTCGTATAATGtcgactcgattcggtttaggctcatgaaaaatatttgtataaacTCGTTTTGAGCTCATCACAATATttgtactatttatatatatatatttacatatattcttttattatatatattttatatgctatatatattatttttgatactttgtataaataatatatgttgttattttaagtttatgtataagtaacatgttttattattttacaataataatgtattaagctcataaaataattattgagtcaaatataaaatgtttataaaaataaacaactctaattgattgcgacactttcttaactaattatattttaattatttggccatatttaatattatatcaaagataattgaatactttaatattaaattaatagctttattatgtaattttttaaatgactttatatTAGGCATTCTTGATGCCATATGTATTAAAAAGTGACAAGTGAATCAATGTTGCATTGAGATTTAATAGGCTTATATTTTAGTATGTGTATATGGCTCATATCAAGTTTAAAttgattaagagaaataattttatttatttatatataaaaaaaataatctcatttgtACTTTAgccaaccaaaaaaataaaaaattgtggaCAAGATTTAAACCGAGCTCTAGTTGAGCAACTCAAGCTTTTATCAACTTGTATATTTTTGTACTTGAGTTCAATCATCATTTATATTAGACGAGTCGAGCtcgataaaaaattttcaatttttttttgaattcaaGTCGAGTTCaagcatacatacatatatatatatatatataatgcagaagatagagagaaaatgagCTCAAAGATTAATGGCAAGAATTAAACATGAATAAAATATCTTTGGAGTCTCAGACTTCCAATGCATTCtatgcaaaatatgaaataagataataatggataaaactttcaaatattattaattgaaagtaaatatttaaacaaaagacttataagcttgaaaataaagaaaagaagagaaggaagacgAATTTGGGCTTGCAAGTAAGTAGGGGAAGCAGTTCTTGCTGAAGGTGAGTTTGGCTATAAAGTTCTGCCTTCCAAATGAAATGAAGCGTCCTTTTATAGATGAAGGAAGCGCTTTTACAAACAGTGGATCCCATGAATCACAGGATGAATAGTAAAAGTAAACAGTGacttttttactattcactGTTTAGAAGCATGCATCCGTCGAAAgtagttttttcttctttcgcCGAAAGTGAAATATTCTTTCTGCACCCAAAGCACCGAAAGCAATTCTGTCTCAATTTGCTGTCTTCTTGTGCCGAAAGTAAACTGTAATGAGTATACCATCTTTCCGCCCCCAAAAAGTTGAGACTTCGAGGTTGAGAAGAGGCCAAATGGTTGAGCATGATTCAATTATCTCCCAGTCGAGGGGGATAGTCTTCTGAGTCATGATCGAAAATCATGTAAGGATCAGAGGCTGCTGAGTCTGCTAACGAAGCTTCTGATTCCTTATCTGAATCATCACTGTTGGAGTTGTCTTCCATGGACTTCTTCAACAGTTCAAGTaaatccttcttcttcttcaatttgtcaAAGGGAGACTTTTGCTTTGAAGAAGAGGCTGAATTTTGATAACCTGTAGAGTCATTCTTCTTGGCTGGAGACaactttttcttctgttttgataAAGAACTCTTTGATTCTGAACCCGAAGCCTGATCACCTGAACTTGGAATGTTGGATATGTAATTAAAACTTGCTTTGGGGTGGGAGAAGGAAATTCTTGTTTATCCTTAAGGTTAGGAGCAACAAGAGGAAAATCagttgaaattcttgaaataatATCATTTGTGTGGGGAAATTTATCCCACCATTTGACAAAACATTGACGAATTAAGATGTCTTATTTTTTGGTATACTACCATCTACAAATCTAGGGGGTTTTGTATTTGGCATAGAAATGAAGTAAGGGAGGGAGTTTGGTCTCTCTTCCTTTCATCTTAGGTATACTGGAAATAGAAAAATGTTTGATAGCCTGCTGAAGACTATCAGGAAATAATTCAGTAATGGGGCCAAAGAAATGCCACCATTTCTGGAACCACAAAGGAAATAAATGTTTGCACTTCTTGTCGAAATTGAAGAACTAAGAGTGTTGTATGTTGGAGATTTGAAACAAATGAAACTTTAACCAGGCCTCAATATAATCGTAATAATTATATTGAGTTTCAGTTCCCTTAACTATTTTGAAAGTAGAAGGGTGGGTTTCCCATTCTTCTTCCGTCATAattgaaataataaaacaattatgAAAGATGATCTTGGAGGGATCAACTTTACAATAAATTGGTTTAATAAAATGAAAGGTTCTTTTTTAGATCATTTGGGATCCAATGAAAATTTCGTTGGAAATAATCTTGAGCAATCTGGAAGGGATCTGTCTTTACTGATTTCTCAATGTAAAACAGATTCTCAAATCAAGCTTTTTTGAAATATTCTGCCTTATTGCTAGAGGGAAATCTGGGT
This Carya illinoinensis cultivar Pawnee chromosome 11, C.illinoinensisPawnee_v1, whole genome shotgun sequence DNA region includes the following protein-coding sequences:
- the LOC122281831 gene encoding protein EDS1L-like isoform X1, which encodes MAGGGRLGDIIKMDEELIMKTCSSAMNAHKFPDNPFTFEEIRASSDTYTSFIFSFAGSWFLNDWQLAQKPFGETQIKTELFPSLRSIGNDEFAMVNQAFQQRFEERILGTSDFRAKVEMAMQEPVRGRKQMVFTGHSTGGSIAILATLWFLEKCSIKLDTSPFCVTFGCPLTGNHIFSHALRREKWASYFKHFVMRYDIVPRILFAPISSIAQKIPPILQLFDAKSKNPALQHFGNITTQQASDFFITVMRNASAMTSHAACKLMGNTNLLLETATSFISLSPYKPFGTYIFCTGNGKLVVLSNPDAVLQLLFYSCQLSRETDQEVDIACKSLLQHFVYESELHESLQMQDVHNLDSSQLETLPLSAEAGGDSATLNSALNDLGLSTRARLCLRAAGELEKRKRGNEDYINGKKIDIHKAMKELEDYREKSALRKLGYYDAFTLQKDFKDFNANVKRQELAGIWDEIIEMLKRYELPDGFEGDRGWVELGTRFRRLVEPLDIANYYRHSKNEDTGAYMKRARPKRYRYTQRWREHAGKMATDASGESNFWAELEEIRRKTGSREGFEEVKDRVLKLEEGVHKWVCGGDLSMDVFLEESTLVKWWKTLPDEHKSGSRLSRFMNG